Proteins encoded within one genomic window of Brassica rapa cultivar Chiifu-401-42 chromosome A09, CAAS_Brap_v3.01, whole genome shotgun sequence:
- the LOC103836945 gene encoding UDP-glucuronate 4-epimerase 3: MKHLDETPSTPGKFKMDKSPYFLHRTRWQSSVAKLAFWSLVFVGFIFIFFYRSPSSLPDPSRRSLRTYSWGGPAWEKRVRSSAHVRTRRGVSVLVTGAAGFVGTHVSAALKRRGDGVLGLDNFNDYYDPSLKRARQALLERSGVFVVEGDINDAALLKKLFEVVPFTHVMHLAAQAGVRYAMENPSSYVHSNIAGFVNLLEVCKSANPQPAIVWASSSSVYGLNTKVPFSEKDRTDQPASLYAATKKAGEEIAHTYNHIYGLSLTGLRFFTVYGPWGRPDMAYFFFTRDILKGKPISVFQGANHGTVARDFTYIDDIVKGCLGALDTAEKSTGSGGKKRGAAQLRVFNLGNTSPVPVTDLVTILERLLKVKAKRNIVKMPRNGDVPFTHANISSAQRELGYKPTTDLQTGLKKFARWYLGYYNGGKKAAS, encoded by the coding sequence ATGAAGCATCTGGATGAAACTCCGTCGACGCCGGGCAAGTTCAAGATGGATAAATCTCCATACTTCCTTCACCGCACGCGGTGGCAATCATCGGTGGCAAAGCTGGCCTTCTGGTCTCTGGTCTTCGTcggcttcatcttcatcttcttctaccGATCTCCCTCCTCCCTTCCCGATCCATCTCGCCGCTCCCTTCGCACCTACTCCTGGGGAGGCCCCGCTTGGGAGAAGCGTGTCAGATCCTCCGCCCATGTCCGCACCCGCCGCGGTGTCTCTGTTCTCGTCACCGGCGCCGCCGGATTCGTGGGCACCCATGTCTCGGCGGCCTTGAAAAGACGCGGGGACGGCGTTCTGGGGCTGGACAACTTCAACGATTACTACGATCCGTCGCTCAAGAGAGCGAGGCAAGCCCTCCTGGAGCGGAGCGGGGTGTTCGTGGTGGAAGGAGACATCAACGACGCGGCGCTCCTCAAGAAGCTCTTCGAGGTGGTCCCTTTCACCCACGTTATGCATTTGGCCGCTCAAGCCGGCGTCAGGTACGCCATGGAAAACCCCAGCTCCTACGTTCACAGCAACATCGCTGGCTTCGTCAATCTCCTCGAGGTCTGTAAATCTGCTAACCCCCAGCCTGCCATCGTCTGGGCCTCCTCTAGCTCCGTCTACGGATTGAACACCAAAGTCCCTTTCTCCGAGAAAGACCGCACCGACCAACCTGCTAGCCTCTACGCTGCTACTAAGAAAGCCGGCGAAGAGATTGCTCACACTTACAACCACATCTATGGCCTCTCTCTCACCGGTTTGCGCTTCTTCACGGTCTACGGTCCCTGGGGAAGACCTGACATGGCCTACTTCTTCTTCACCAGAGACATTCTCAAGGGCAAACCCATTTCTGTCTTCCAAGGCGCCAACCACGGCACTGTCGCTAGGGACTTCACCTACATCGATGACATTGTCAAGGGCTGTTTGGGGGCTTTGGACACCGCCGAGAAGAGCACTGGGAGTGGTGGCAAGAAGCGTGGTGCCGCTCAGTTGAGGGTTTTCAATCTCGGAAACACCTCCCCGGTTCCAGTGACTGATCTGGTGACTATTCTCGAGAGGTTGTTGAAAGTCAAGGCAAAGAGGAACATTGTGAAGATGCCTAGGAATGGCGATGTGCCCTTCACTCATGCTAACATCAGTTCCGCGCAAAGAGAGCTCGGTTACAAGCCCACCACCGATCTTCAGACTGGTCTTAAGAAGTTTGCCAGATGGTATTTGGGTTACTACAATGGCGGAAAGAAAGCTGCAAGCTGA
- the LOC103836946 gene encoding transducin beta-like protein 2 isoform X2, producing the protein MDSILTVGIASVVLGALIAVVFFSSYLRKRTSEVDSMAKAEPQDPIRIPKSNPKKSHPKSHATDKNQNKRHHPLDLNTLKGHGDSVDALCFSSDGKSLATACGDGVIRVFKLDDASSKSFKFLRINLPAGGHPSAVSFADDASSIVVACHTMSGSSLYMYGEEKQKEQQSKLPLPSIKWERHHIHDKRSVLTLSGATATYGTADGSAVIASCSEGTDIILWHGKTGRNLGHVDTNQLKNHMAAVSPNGRFLAAAAFTADVKVWEIVYLKDGSVKEVSRVMQLKGHKSAVTWLCFSPNSDKIITASKDGSIRLWNINVRYHMDEDPKTLKVFPIPLCDAGGNPLHYDRLSLCPEGKILAASHGSTLQWLCAETGSVLDTAEKAHEGDITCISWAPKAMTVGERKAQVLATAGVDKKVKLWEAPKLQSV; encoded by the exons ATGGATTCGATCCTTACGGTGGGCATCGCATCTGTTGTTTTGGGTGCGTTGATAGCGGTCGTCTTCTTCAGTAGCTACTTGAGGAAGCGGACATCGGAGGTGGATTCGATGGCGAAAGCGGAGCCTCAGGATCCGATCCGGATTCCGAAATCGAATCCCAAGAAGAGTCATCCCAAATCTCACGCGACCGACAAG AATCAGAACAAGCGTCATCATCCTCTAGACTTGAACACGTTGAAAGGACACGGTGATTCTGTTGATGCGCTCTGTTTCTCATCTGATGGAAAGAGCTTGGCCACAG CTTGCGGTGATGGAGTGATCAGGGTTTTCAAGCTAGATGATGCCTCTAGCAAAAGCTTCAA ATTTTTAAGGATAAATCTTCCAGCTGGAGGACATCCAAGCGCTGTCTCATTTGCTGATGATGCCTCCTCTATTGTTGTGGCTTGTCATACGATGTCTGGTTCATCTCTCTACATGTACggtgaagaaaaacaaaaggaaCAGCAGTCCAAGCTTCCTCTTCCTTCCATCAAATGGGAGCGCCATCATATCCATGACAAGAGATCTGTCCTTACCCTCTCTGGAGCCACTGCAACCTATGGTACTGCTGATGGAAGTGCTGTCATCGCCTCTTGTTCCGAAG GGACTGATATCATACTTTGGCATGGGAAAACTGGGAGGAATTTGGGACATGTTGATACAAACCAGTTGAAGAACCACATGGCTGCTGTCTCACCCAATGGACGCTTTTTAGCTGCTGCTGCCTTTACTGCTGATGTCAAG GTCTGGGAAATTGTGTATCTGAAAGATGGTTCCGTCAAGGAGGTTTCAAGAGTTATGCAACTCAAAGGCCACAAG AGTGCAGTGACTTGGTTATGCTTTTCTCCTAACTCTGACAAAATCATTACCGCTTCCAAAGATGGTTCAATCAGACTCTGGAACATCAATG TCCGGTATCATATGGATGAGGATCCAAAGACTTTGAAGGTGTTCCCGATTCCACTTTGCGATGCGGGGGGAAACCCGTTGCACTATGATCGCCTCAGTTTGTGCCCTGAGGGAAAAATATTGGCGGCAAGCCATGGTTCCACATTGCAGTGGTTATGTGCTGAAACTGGAAGTGTTCTGGACACAGCTGAGAAAGCCCACGAAG GGGATATCACATGCATTTCGTGGGCACCCAAGGCAATGACAGTTG GGGAGAGAAAGGCGCAGGTTTTAGCGACAGCAGGGGTTGACAAAAAAGTGAAGCTGTGGGAAGCTCCAAAGTTGCAGTCTGTGTAG
- the LOC103836946 gene encoding transducin beta-like protein 2 isoform X1: protein MDSILTVGIASVVLGALIAVVFFSSYLRKRTSEVDSMAKAEPQDPIRIPKSNPKKSHPKSHATDKQNQNKRHHPLDLNTLKGHGDSVDALCFSSDGKSLATACGDGVIRVFKLDDASSKSFKFLRINLPAGGHPSAVSFADDASSIVVACHTMSGSSLYMYGEEKQKEQQSKLPLPSIKWERHHIHDKRSVLTLSGATATYGTADGSAVIASCSEGTDIILWHGKTGRNLGHVDTNQLKNHMAAVSPNGRFLAAAAFTADVKVWEIVYLKDGSVKEVSRVMQLKGHKSAVTWLCFSPNSDKIITASKDGSIRLWNINVRYHMDEDPKTLKVFPIPLCDAGGNPLHYDRLSLCPEGKILAASHGSTLQWLCAETGSVLDTAEKAHEGDITCISWAPKAMTVGERKAQVLATAGVDKKVKLWEAPKLQSV from the exons ATGGATTCGATCCTTACGGTGGGCATCGCATCTGTTGTTTTGGGTGCGTTGATAGCGGTCGTCTTCTTCAGTAGCTACTTGAGGAAGCGGACATCGGAGGTGGATTCGATGGCGAAAGCGGAGCCTCAGGATCCGATCCGGATTCCGAAATCGAATCCCAAGAAGAGTCATCCCAAATCTCACGCGACCGACAAG caGAATCAGAACAAGCGTCATCATCCTCTAGACTTGAACACGTTGAAAGGACACGGTGATTCTGTTGATGCGCTCTGTTTCTCATCTGATGGAAAGAGCTTGGCCACAG CTTGCGGTGATGGAGTGATCAGGGTTTTCAAGCTAGATGATGCCTCTAGCAAAAGCTTCAA ATTTTTAAGGATAAATCTTCCAGCTGGAGGACATCCAAGCGCTGTCTCATTTGCTGATGATGCCTCCTCTATTGTTGTGGCTTGTCATACGATGTCTGGTTCATCTCTCTACATGTACggtgaagaaaaacaaaaggaaCAGCAGTCCAAGCTTCCTCTTCCTTCCATCAAATGGGAGCGCCATCATATCCATGACAAGAGATCTGTCCTTACCCTCTCTGGAGCCACTGCAACCTATGGTACTGCTGATGGAAGTGCTGTCATCGCCTCTTGTTCCGAAG GGACTGATATCATACTTTGGCATGGGAAAACTGGGAGGAATTTGGGACATGTTGATACAAACCAGTTGAAGAACCACATGGCTGCTGTCTCACCCAATGGACGCTTTTTAGCTGCTGCTGCCTTTACTGCTGATGTCAAG GTCTGGGAAATTGTGTATCTGAAAGATGGTTCCGTCAAGGAGGTTTCAAGAGTTATGCAACTCAAAGGCCACAAG AGTGCAGTGACTTGGTTATGCTTTTCTCCTAACTCTGACAAAATCATTACCGCTTCCAAAGATGGTTCAATCAGACTCTGGAACATCAATG TCCGGTATCATATGGATGAGGATCCAAAGACTTTGAAGGTGTTCCCGATTCCACTTTGCGATGCGGGGGGAAACCCGTTGCACTATGATCGCCTCAGTTTGTGCCCTGAGGGAAAAATATTGGCGGCAAGCCATGGTTCCACATTGCAGTGGTTATGTGCTGAAACTGGAAGTGTTCTGGACACAGCTGAGAAAGCCCACGAAG GGGATATCACATGCATTTCGTGGGCACCCAAGGCAATGACAGTTG GGGAGAGAAAGGCGCAGGTTTTAGCGACAGCAGGGGTTGACAAAAAAGTGAAGCTGTGGGAAGCTCCAAAGTTGCAGTCTGTGTAG
- the LOC103836947 gene encoding pectinesterase inhibitor 9 — protein sequence MEANNKLILMLLIISVLPHIIFSSATSSSAKEYDTKAYVDSWCRTTLYPNLCVRSLSRYVRSRAMQNPRDLARFALKASLYRAKYTKAFLLKEVAKLETVKPQYYALVQDCLTQIRDSVNQLSLAIAELDRVNRRGGKSQVNLEWHINNLQTWTSTALTDAETCVSQFPGRRMSKLKATIKGKVKNVEETTSNALAFIEHYAAARYRARRP from the coding sequence ATGGAGGCTAACAACAAACTGATCCTCATGTTACTCATCATCTCTGTGCTTCCTCACATCATCTTTTCTTCGGCAACCTCCTCGTCAGCAAAAGAGTACGACACGAAGGCATACGTGGACTCGTGGTGCCGGACAACCTTATACCCGAACCTGTGCGTCCGTTCGTTGTCTCGTTATGTGCGTTCACGGGCTATGCAAAATCCTAGAGACCTGGCGCGATTCGCCCTCAAAGCAAGCCTATACCGAGCCAAGTACACAAAGGCGTTCTTGCTAAAAGAAGTGGCGAAACTGGAGACGGTGAAGCCCCAATACTACGCGTTGGTTCAGGACTGTTTGACTCAGATCAGAGACAGCGTGAACCAGCTGAGCCTAGCAATAGCGGAGCTGGACAGGGTGAACAGGAGAGGAGGAAAGAGCCAAGTAAATCTGGAGTGGCACATAAACAACCTGCAGACGTGGACAAGCACAGCTCTGACAGACGCGGAGACATGCGTGAGTCAGTTCCCGGGGCGGAGGATGAGCAAGTTGAAGGCTACGATTAAAGGAAAAGTGAAGAACGTGGAGGAAACAACAAGCAATGCCCTCGCCTTCATCGAGCACTACGCTGCTGCTAGGTACAGAGCCAGACGCCCCTGA
- the LOC103836954 gene encoding transcription factor UNE10 isoform X1, giving the protein MSQRVPYCHIDDSPAATVGSTKAAYIPMLNYEVAELTWENGQLGLNSLGPTQVPAPSKNLRGAGGTLESIVDQATRFPNPKPTDELVPWFHHRSSRAGLDALVPEQQSQPDTHVDSCSNGHPMAGGKRARVASEWSTGGSQNLTFETYGFTSTSLDDNSSSGGKPCTKTTTIYDHDSVCHSRRQMEEEEEKQAGGKSPVPTKRSRAAAIHNQTERKRRDKINQRMKTLQKLVPNSSKTDKASMLDEVIEYLKQLQAQVSMMCRMNLPSMMLPMAMQQQQQQLQLSLMSSSMGLGLGMGMPALGLLDLNSMNRAAATAPNIHANMMPNPFVPMTSPPWDASSSTDTLFQSPLTHDTMPAFLSCSSQVIQLFVIIYNLMLHSCLNLNNFFPNCSKRRWKHIAGWRHYISKCSNRYLLLQVQNNYII; this is encoded by the exons ATGAGCCAGCGTGTTCCATACTGCCACATCGATGATAGTCCGGCGGCCACCGTCGGCTCCACAAAAGCTGCATATATCCCCAT GCTAAACTACGAGGTAGCCGAGCTGACGTGGGAAAACGGACAACTGGGGTTGAACAGCTTAGGTCCAACGCAAGTGCCTGCTCCATCAAAGAATTTAAGAGGCGCCGGTGGAACATTGGAGTCGATAGTAGACCAAGCTACTCGCTTTCCTAACCCTAAGCCCACCGATGAGCTCGTCCCATGGTTCCACCACCGCTCTTCCAGGGCCGGCTTGGATGCGCTTGTCCCCGAGCAGCAGAGCCAGCCAGACACCCACGTGGACTCGTGTAGCAATGGTCATCCCATGGCTGGTGGAAAACGAGCCAGAGTGGCCTCAGAGTGGAGCACCGGCGGGAGCCAAAACCTAACGTTTGAAACATACGGTTTCACCTCAACATCGCTGGATGATAATTCCAGCTCCGGCGGGAAGCCTTGCACCAAAACCACGACCATTTACGATCATGACTCCGTCTGCCACAGTCGCCGACAG atggaggaagaagaagagaagcaagCGGGAGGAAAATCACCAGTTCCAACTAAGAGAAGCAGAGCCGCTGCTATTCATAACCAAACCGAACGA AAGAGGAGAGATAAGATCAATCAAAGGATGAAGACTTTGCAGAAACTGGTTCCAAATTCCAGCAAG ACGGATAAAGCGTCGATGTTGGATGAAGTGATAGAGTACTTGAAGCAACTTCAAGCACAAGTGAGCATGATGTGCAGAATGAACCTGCCTTCCATGATGCTTCCCATGGCcatgcagcagcagcaacaacaacttCAACTCTCTCTCATGTCCAGTTCCATGGGTTTAGGGCTTGGCATGGGGATGCCCGCTCTAGGTCTTCTCGACCTTAATTCTATGAATCGAGCTGCTGCAACGGCTCCTAATATCCATGCCAACATGATGCCGAACCCATTTGTTCCCATGACTTCTCCACCGTGGGATGCCTCCTCTTCTACCGACACTCTATTTCAGTCTCCTCTTACCCACGATACTATGCCAGCCTTTCTTTCATGTTCCTCGCAGGTTATACAACtctttgttattatatataacttGATGCTTCATTCTTGTCTGaatctaaataatttttttcccAATTGCAGCAAACGACGATGGAAGCATATAGCAGGATGGCGGCATTATATCAGCAAATGCAGCAACAGATACCTCCTCCTTCAAgtccaaaataattatattatctaa
- the LOC103836954 gene encoding transcription factor UNE10 isoform X2, with product MSQRVPYCHIDDSPAATVGSTKAAYIPMLNYEVAELTWENGQLGLNSLGPTQVPAPSKNLRGAGGTLESIVDQATRFPNPKPTDELVPWFHHRSSRAGLDALVPEQQSQPDTHVDSCSNGHPMAGGKRARVASEWSTGGSQNLTFETYGFTSTSLDDNSSSGGKPCTKTTTIYDHDSVCHSRRQMEEEEEKQAGGKSPVPTKRSRAAAIHNQTERKRRDKINQRMKTLQKLVPNSSKTDKASMLDEVIEYLKQLQAQVSMMCRMNLPSMMLPMAMQQQQQQLQLSLMSSSMGLGLGMGMPALGLLDLNSMNRAAATAPNIHANMMPNPFVPMTSPPWDASSSTDTLFQSPLTHDTMPAFLSCSSQQTTMEAYSRMAALYQQMQQQIPPPSSPK from the exons ATGAGCCAGCGTGTTCCATACTGCCACATCGATGATAGTCCGGCGGCCACCGTCGGCTCCACAAAAGCTGCATATATCCCCAT GCTAAACTACGAGGTAGCCGAGCTGACGTGGGAAAACGGACAACTGGGGTTGAACAGCTTAGGTCCAACGCAAGTGCCTGCTCCATCAAAGAATTTAAGAGGCGCCGGTGGAACATTGGAGTCGATAGTAGACCAAGCTACTCGCTTTCCTAACCCTAAGCCCACCGATGAGCTCGTCCCATGGTTCCACCACCGCTCTTCCAGGGCCGGCTTGGATGCGCTTGTCCCCGAGCAGCAGAGCCAGCCAGACACCCACGTGGACTCGTGTAGCAATGGTCATCCCATGGCTGGTGGAAAACGAGCCAGAGTGGCCTCAGAGTGGAGCACCGGCGGGAGCCAAAACCTAACGTTTGAAACATACGGTTTCACCTCAACATCGCTGGATGATAATTCCAGCTCCGGCGGGAAGCCTTGCACCAAAACCACGACCATTTACGATCATGACTCCGTCTGCCACAGTCGCCGACAG atggaggaagaagaagagaagcaagCGGGAGGAAAATCACCAGTTCCAACTAAGAGAAGCAGAGCCGCTGCTATTCATAACCAAACCGAACGA AAGAGGAGAGATAAGATCAATCAAAGGATGAAGACTTTGCAGAAACTGGTTCCAAATTCCAGCAAG ACGGATAAAGCGTCGATGTTGGATGAAGTGATAGAGTACTTGAAGCAACTTCAAGCACAAGTGAGCATGATGTGCAGAATGAACCTGCCTTCCATGATGCTTCCCATGGCcatgcagcagcagcaacaacaacttCAACTCTCTCTCATGTCCAGTTCCATGGGTTTAGGGCTTGGCATGGGGATGCCCGCTCTAGGTCTTCTCGACCTTAATTCTATGAATCGAGCTGCTGCAACGGCTCCTAATATCCATGCCAACATGATGCCGAACCCATTTGTTCCCATGACTTCTCCACCGTGGGATGCCTCCTCTTCTACCGACACTCTATTTCAGTCTCCTCTTACCCACGATACTATGCCAGCCTTTCTTTCATGTTCCTCGCAG CAAACGACGATGGAAGCATATAGCAGGATGGCGGCATTATATCAGCAAATGCAGCAACAGATACCTCCTCCTTCAAgtccaaaataa